From Bacteroidota bacterium, the proteins below share one genomic window:
- a CDS encoding SDR family oxidoreductase encodes MYNLLKGKRGIISGALDSNSIAWKVAQRCHQEGAQIILTNAPIAMRMGEIKKLAEETGAEIIPADATSMEDLNNLFQGAMDKMGGKIDFVLHSIGMSVNIRKNIPYTESNYDYYLKGADVSALSLHKMLQAAMKLDAMNEWGSVVALTYIAAQRTFPFYTDMADIKALLESIARSFGYHYGKAKKVRVNTVSQSPTKTTAGTGIKGFDDFYNFADELSPLGNASADACAEYCVALFSDLTRMVTMQNLYHDGGYSTTGISQSIMDRFGK; translated from the coding sequence ATGTATAACCTCCTAAAAGGAAAGCGCGGAATCATTTCCGGCGCATTGGATTCCAATTCGATCGCCTGGAAAGTGGCACAACGTTGTCACCAGGAAGGCGCGCAAATCATTCTCACCAATGCTCCGATTGCCATGCGGATGGGTGAGATCAAGAAGCTGGCCGAAGAGACCGGAGCGGAGATTATTCCGGCTGACGCGACTTCGATGGAAGATCTGAACAACCTCTTTCAGGGGGCCATGGACAAAATGGGCGGGAAGATCGATTTTGTACTCCATTCGATCGGTATGTCGGTCAACATCCGTAAGAACATTCCCTATACCGAGAGCAATTACGACTACTACCTGAAAGGCGCCGATGTGTCCGCTTTGTCGTTACACAAGATGTTGCAGGCAGCCATGAAGCTGGACGCCATGAATGAATGGGGTAGCGTCGTGGCGCTGACCTACATTGCGGCACAGCGAACGTTTCCGTTCTATACCGATATGGCCGATATCAAAGCACTGCTGGAAAGTATCGCCCGCAGTTTCGGATACCACTACGGAAAAGCAAAGAAGGTCCGCGTCAACACGGTTTCTCAGTCGCCAACGAAGACGACGGCTGGTACCGGCATCAAGGGCTTTGACGATTTCTACAATTTCGCGGACGAACTCAGTCCGCTGGGTAACGCCAGTGCGGATGCCTGTGCGGAGTATTGCGTAGCGCTCTTCAGTGACCTGACCCGGATGGTAACGATGCAGAATCTCTACCACGACGGTGGATATTCGACCACCGGAATCAGTCAGTCGATCATGGACCGCTTTGGGAAATAA
- the recN gene encoding DNA repair protein RecN gives MLHRLNIRNYALIDELELQLEEGMNTITGETGAGKSILLGALSMILGQRADTTALSDKSQKCIVEGEFRLPRKGGLVRQFLSEHELDDGSSVIIRREISAEGKSRAFVNDTPVNLQQLRELGELLVDVHSQHETLLLNKRDFQRSVVDAFSGMQTEIQSYREGYKAWKLATEELSRLIEDEERALSEKDFLGFQFRELEEAALKAGEQPALEAELRALTHAGEISQTLDAAATTLESGEDAIIGPLNNLIQGLNSVSKYDVRIQELAQRIKSSLIELKDIASEAGSLSAHFQSDPARLEQIQERLDILYKLQHKHRKQTEDELLSLQDELRLKLDSIGSMEERIAALKVSTKQQQDILMRQAEAISEKRRSAIPTIEKKISSLLSDVSMPHAKLKIDAGERLVEPGPYGIDQIRFTFSANKGGAFADLNKVASGGELSRLMLCLKSAVAGEMELPTMIFDEIDTGVSGETAYRIGHVMRNLSRKHQLICITHLPQIASRGDAHWYVHKEVSGKKTNTRVRRLDGDDRVVEIARMLSGEKPGANALANARELLNQ, from the coding sequence ATGTTACACCGCCTGAATATCCGCAACTACGCGCTTATCGATGAACTGGAATTGCAGTTGGAAGAGGGGATGAATACGATCACGGGTGAAACCGGAGCAGGTAAGTCGATCCTCCTGGGAGCATTGTCAATGATACTGGGTCAACGGGCCGATACCACCGCATTGTCCGACAAGTCCCAAAAGTGTATTGTCGAAGGTGAATTCCGGCTACCCCGGAAAGGCGGCCTGGTGCGGCAGTTCTTATCCGAACATGAACTGGATGACGGATCGAGTGTGATCATTCGGCGGGAGATTTCGGCCGAAGGGAAGTCCAGAGCCTTTGTCAACGACACACCTGTCAACCTGCAACAATTAAGGGAATTAGGAGAATTGTTGGTCGATGTGCACTCACAACACGAGACCTTGTTGCTGAACAAGCGTGATTTTCAACGCTCCGTAGTAGATGCTTTTTCGGGGATGCAAACGGAAATACAGTCCTATCGGGAAGGATACAAGGCATGGAAACTTGCAACCGAAGAACTTTCTCGCCTGATCGAGGACGAGGAGCGGGCGTTGTCCGAAAAGGATTTTCTCGGGTTTCAGTTTAGGGAGTTGGAAGAAGCCGCGTTGAAAGCGGGAGAACAGCCGGCGCTTGAAGCGGAACTGCGTGCCCTGACCCATGCCGGCGAGATCAGTCAGACCCTGGACGCGGCCGCCACGACACTGGAATCCGGTGAAGACGCTATAATTGGACCGTTGAACAACCTGATCCAGGGGCTGAACTCGGTTTCCAAATACGATGTCCGCATACAGGAGCTCGCGCAACGAATCAAATCGAGTCTGATCGAACTAAAAGATATTGCCTCGGAAGCCGGAAGTTTGTCGGCTCATTTCCAATCCGACCCGGCTCGGCTGGAACAGATACAGGAACGGCTCGACATCCTGTACAAGCTTCAACACAAGCACCGTAAACAAACGGAAGACGAGTTGCTTTCGTTGCAGGATGAATTGCGTTTGAAACTTGACTCGATCGGAAGTATGGAGGAGCGCATCGCGGCGCTAAAGGTGTCGACGAAACAGCAACAAGATATTCTGATGCGACAGGCTGAAGCAATTTCAGAAAAGCGCAGGTCAGCCATTCCTACCATCGAGAAAAAGATCTCCAGCCTGTTGTCGGATGTTTCGATGCCGCATGCCAAATTGAAAATCGATGCGGGGGAACGTTTGGTCGAACCGGGTCCTTACGGGATCGACCAGATTCGATTCACCTTCAGCGCCAACAAGGGCGGGGCGTTTGCGGACCTCAACAAAGTGGCTTCGGGTGGTGAATTGAGCCGGCTCATGTTGTGTCTGAAGTCGGCGGTCGCCGGTGAGATGGAACTCCCCACCATGATCTTTGATGAGATCGATACGGGTGTATCCGGCGAAACCGCATACAGGATCGGGCATGTGATGCGGAACCTCTCGCGTAAACACCAGCTTATCTGCATTACGCACCTTCCCCAGATCGCCAGCCGAGGTGATGCCCATTGGTATGTGCACAAGGAAGTAAGCGGGAAGAAGACCAACACCCGTGTCAGAAGACTGGATGGGGACGACCGGGTAGTGGAGATCGCCCGGATGTTAAGCGGTGAGAAACCAGGTGCCAATGCTCTGGCCAACGCCCGCGAACTCCTGAACCAATAG
- a CDS encoding DUF4412 domain-containing protein: MKKLLSFLFVSLVACTSVFAQWENKIMQGKVVFDISYPNSKMDQQTLAMLPTQSIMYFKGQMSRVEVSMPMGTNVVISDHKLGEGTMLMDMMGNKMAIAMNKADMENERSSMPKPVVKQSSDTKVIAGHTCNKATVTQEGKDGKVSYDVWYTQDLLANNSFASTVDGIDGFMLEFETIQNGMSMKMSARSIEELQVDDSQFMIPDGYQRTTWKEMKENMKGVK, from the coding sequence ATGAAAAAACTCCTCTCTTTCCTGTTCGTTTCCCTGGTCGCCTGCACCTCCGTTTTCGCCCAGTGGGAGAACAAGATCATGCAGGGCAAAGTCGTTTTTGACATTTCGTACCCGAACAGCAAAATGGATCAGCAGACTCTGGCCATGTTGCCCACCCAATCCATCATGTACTTCAAAGGCCAGATGTCGCGTGTGGAAGTTTCCATGCCGATGGGTACCAACGTGGTCATTTCCGACCATAAACTCGGCGAAGGAACCATGCTGATGGATATGATGGGAAATAAAATGGCCATCGCCATGAACAAGGCTGATATGGAGAATGAGCGTAGTTCCATGCCCAAGCCGGTTGTCAAGCAATCGAGCGACACCAAGGTTATCGCCGGCCACACCTGCAATAAGGCTACCGTGACGCAGGAAGGCAAAGACGGCAAGGTCTCGTATGATGTCTGGTACACCCAGGATCTGCTGGCCAATAACTCATTTGCCTCCACGGTAGATGGTATCGACGGATTCATGCTCGAGTTCGAGACCATCCAGAACGGAATGTCCATGAAAATGAGCGCACGCAGCATTGAAGAACTTCAGGTGGACGACAGCCAATTCATGATTCCGGACGGTTACCAGCGTACCACCTGGAAAGAAATGAAAGAAAACATGAAAGGCGTTAAGTGA
- a CDS encoding DNA translocase FtsK — protein MANRLKSEVAEETTEPKESREKEKRTRKPKSSSKSRWESVRNFFLDERTHKVFGLLMLAGAFFTLLAFISNLVTWKEDQAIAGIDSVWQLLTRQDIQAENWMGKLGAITALQFQNAWFGICAFLLPFYLTLFGVKILWDVNLLPIGKSIRFGFFGLVWTSTFLGYIFHKSPDLLFLAGGYGYQMSHALNNLFGFIGTGALLVFSMVGFGVVAFNLPFKRLRQEQEELEPVTADNAADILTENVALKNALRQEDAPRTVELELGSEDEEEDAEEEEEEEGEFIDLDEQEEEAEEEVVEEDSLELSLEPVLAGTQVTPPIEGEVPLEVAAPPIEETILETEGELPHAQGDYDPTLDLSSYQYPTLELLENYGDKKIEVNKDELEANKNRIVETLSHYNISIEKIKATIGPTVTLFEIVPQAGIRISKIKNLEDDIALSLSALGIRIIAPIPGKGTIGIEVPNQKAEVVPMKSVLASEKFANSEMELPVALGKNISNEVFVADLTKMPHLLMAGATGQGKSVGLNAILVSILYKKHPAQVKFVLVDPKKVELTLFKTIERHFLAKLPNEEEAIITDTKKVINTLNSLCIEMDQRYELLKDAQVRTIKEYNAKFIGRKLNPNNGHKFLPYIVLVIDEFADLIMTAGKEVETPIARLAQLARAVGIHLIIATQRPSVNIITGTIKANFPARIAFRVTSKIDSRTILDSGGAEQLIGRGDMLFSTGADLVRLQCAFVDTPEVERITDFIGGQRGYADAHLLPEYVDESAEGSREFDANDRDPLFEEAAHIIVQHQQGSASLLQRRLKLGYNRAGRIIDQLEAAKIIGPFEGSKAREVLVKDALILEQVLGNIRGKES, from the coding sequence ATGGCGAATCGGCTGAAAAGCGAAGTGGCTGAGGAAACGACGGAACCGAAAGAAAGCCGCGAAAAAGAGAAGCGTACCCGCAAACCCAAGAGCTCCTCTAAGAGCCGTTGGGAAAGCGTGCGCAATTTCTTCCTGGACGAACGGACCCATAAGGTCTTCGGATTACTCATGCTGGCAGGGGCGTTTTTTACGCTGTTGGCATTCATCAGCAACCTGGTGACCTGGAAGGAAGACCAGGCAATCGCGGGGATCGATTCGGTCTGGCAATTACTGACCAGACAAGACATCCAGGCGGAGAACTGGATGGGTAAACTGGGTGCGATCACTGCCCTGCAATTCCAGAACGCCTGGTTTGGCATTTGTGCGTTCCTGCTCCCCTTCTACCTTACGCTATTCGGCGTTAAAATCCTGTGGGATGTCAACCTGTTGCCCATCGGCAAATCCATCCGGTTTGGATTCTTTGGACTCGTCTGGACCTCGACTTTTTTAGGGTACATCTTCCATAAATCGCCCGACCTCCTCTTTTTAGCCGGTGGATACGGCTACCAGATGAGCCATGCGCTGAACAACCTGTTCGGCTTTATCGGAACCGGTGCACTCTTGGTCTTCTCGATGGTCGGCTTCGGTGTTGTCGCGTTCAACCTGCCCTTCAAACGCCTTCGTCAGGAACAGGAAGAGCTCGAGCCTGTAACCGCCGATAATGCTGCGGATATCCTGACAGAAAACGTTGCCCTGAAAAACGCACTCCGTCAGGAGGACGCGCCACGGACCGTAGAACTTGAGTTGGGATCAGAGGATGAAGAGGAGGATGCTGAAGAAGAAGAGGAAGAAGAAGGTGAATTCATCGACCTCGATGAGCAGGAAGAAGAAGCTGAAGAAGAAGTGGTCGAGGAAGATTCACTGGAGTTATCGCTTGAACCCGTTCTCGCAGGAACCCAGGTGACTCCACCGATCGAGGGAGAAGTCCCCCTCGAAGTTGCTGCGCCACCCATCGAGGAAACAATACTCGAGACCGAAGGTGAATTGCCGCATGCGCAGGGTGACTATGACCCTACCCTGGACCTTTCTTCCTATCAGTACCCTACCCTTGAACTGCTGGAAAATTACGGCGACAAGAAAATCGAGGTCAATAAGGATGAACTCGAAGCGAACAAGAACCGCATCGTCGAAACACTGAGTCATTACAATATCTCGATCGAAAAGATCAAGGCGACGATCGGTCCAACGGTCACGCTTTTCGAGATTGTCCCGCAAGCGGGTATCCGTATTTCAAAGATCAAGAACCTGGAAGATGATATCGCGTTGAGCCTTTCGGCACTGGGTATCCGGATCATCGCCCCCATTCCGGGCAAGGGTACCATCGGTATTGAAGTACCCAACCAAAAGGCCGAAGTGGTGCCCATGAAATCGGTTTTGGCAAGCGAGAAATTCGCCAACTCCGAAATGGAGCTTCCGGTTGCTCTCGGAAAGAACATCTCCAATGAAGTATTCGTGGCTGACCTGACTAAAATGCCCCACTTGCTGATGGCAGGTGCAACGGGTCAGGGTAAGTCGGTTGGATTGAACGCGATCCTCGTATCCATTCTCTATAAGAAACACCCGGCCCAGGTGAAGTTCGTACTGGTCGATCCCAAGAAGGTCGAACTGACGCTCTTCAAAACGATCGAGCGGCATTTTCTCGCCAAACTTCCCAATGAGGAAGAAGCGATCATCACCGATACCAAAAAGGTCATCAATACACTCAATTCCTTATGTATTGAAATGGACCAGCGTTATGAATTGCTCAAGGATGCTCAGGTACGGACCATCAAAGAATACAACGCCAAATTCATCGGGCGTAAGCTGAACCCGAATAACGGACACAAATTCCTCCCTTACATCGTGCTCGTGATCGACGAATTCGCCGACCTGATCATGACTGCCGGGAAGGAAGTCGAAACACCGATCGCCCGCCTCGCACAACTTGCTCGTGCGGTCGGAATCCACCTGATCATCGCAACGCAGCGCCCGTCTGTCAACATCATCACGGGTACCATCAAGGCGAACTTCCCGGCACGCATCGCATTCCGTGTAACGTCCAAAATCGATTCGAGGACCATCCTCGACAGCGGTGGGGCCGAACAGCTCATCGGGCGAGGCGATATGCTTTTCTCGACGGGCGCGGATCTCGTGCGCTTGCAGTGTGCCTTTGTCGATACTCCGGAAGTCGAACGGATCACGGATTTCATCGGCGGACAACGCGGCTACGCGGATGCCCACCTCCTACCGGAATATGTGGATGAGAGCGCCGAGGGATCCAGGGAATTTGACGCGAATGATCGGGATCCGCTCTTTGAAGAGGCAGCCCACATTATCGTCCAGCATCAGCAGGGTTCTGCTTCCTTACTGCAGCGCCGCCTGAAGCTCGGATATAACCGCGCCGGCAGGATCATCGACCAGTTGGAAGCGGCCAAGATCATCGGCCCGTTCGAAGGCAGTAAAGCCCGGGAAGTACTGGTTAAAGACGCCCTGATCCTGGAGCAGGTCTTAGGTAACATCAGGGGAAAGGAATCCTGA
- a CDS encoding outer membrane lipoprotein carrier protein LolA — MKLSTSLLASLLLFLPFLSLAQNGSDAKSQEVLKSVSAKYKSFKSLKASFTVTIESPGKVKEVQKGTLYIKGDKYRLEFAGQDVISDGKTRWTYVKDANEIQIDNQRKDENAITPTNIFTLYEKGWNSKYIGEAKEPSGPAHQIELVPIEPKKKNVFKVKIAVSKADKFIVSAKVFDKNGGFQTFQVDKLSPDILTDDTQFVYNATRYPGAEVVDLR; from the coding sequence ATGAAGCTATCCACTTCACTACTCGCCTCGCTTCTGCTTTTTTTACCTTTTTTGAGCCTTGCTCAAAATGGCAGCGATGCGAAATCACAGGAGGTCCTCAAATCGGTTTCCGCGAAATATAAGTCCTTCAAATCCCTTAAGGCCAGTTTCACCGTGACGATTGAAAGCCCGGGAAAAGTGAAAGAGGTTCAAAAAGGAACGTTGTATATCAAAGGGGACAAGTACCGGCTGGAATTCGCGGGACAGGATGTTATCTCGGATGGCAAGACCCGCTGGACCTATGTGAAAGATGCGAATGAGATCCAGATCGATAATCAACGTAAGGACGAGAACGCCATCACGCCGACCAACATTTTCACCTTGTACGAAAAGGGATGGAATTCCAAGTACATCGGTGAAGCGAAAGAACCTTCGGGGCCGGCCCACCAGATCGAGTTAGTACCGATCGAACCCAAGAAAAAGAACGTCTTCAAAGTAAAGATCGCCGTTAGCAAGGCTGACAAGTTTATCGTTTCGGCAAAAGTGTTCGACAAGAATGGTGGATTCCAGACTTTCCAGGTCGACAAACTATCGCCGGATATTTTAACCGATGACACTCAATTCGTCTATAACGCGACCCGATATCCGGGTGCGGAGGTAGTCGATCTCCGATAA
- a CDS encoding T9SS type A sorting domain-containing protein translates to MKRKLYLTFFSAILALPLLAQPTLTTADLPVAGLAFTMVQDSTYNAPIPSGGANVTWDYSGLQNLLIDTIGFGTAAGTPYAGSFPTSNLASQADNLTDWTYTTSNSTGFYLDGVGTPTLTIRYNPPSLFAPVPFTYNQTRTNIARIVQDTVIIDTTGTPRNVRFIQNQRGDFLADGYGTLILPNGSFNNILRMKNTELTTDSLLVELLPGTWTLITSSASQTTFYRYFEAGSPSSYILGIEADSLGVNAVNSEYRGQWVLLNTPTLTKDEELSVYPNPAHNLLTIQGAGLKQRSSLTITDASGRIILERLAVSAERATIPVDALSNGMYYLIVQGETGSSRIPILIQH, encoded by the coding sequence ATGAAAAGGAAGCTCTACCTGACATTCTTTTCGGCCATCCTCGCACTTCCGTTGCTGGCCCAACCCACCCTGACTACTGCAGACTTGCCCGTGGCCGGACTAGCGTTTACGATGGTGCAGGATTCCACCTACAATGCTCCCATCCCTTCGGGCGGAGCAAACGTAACCTGGGATTATTCCGGTTTGCAAAATCTGTTGATCGACACGATCGGCTTCGGGACTGCTGCCGGCACGCCCTATGCAGGTTCATTTCCAACCAGTAACCTTGCCTCGCAAGCCGATAACCTTACCGACTGGACCTATACCACCAGCAACAGTACAGGTTTTTATCTTGATGGCGTAGGTACCCCGACGCTGACCATACGTTACAATCCTCCTTCCCTTTTCGCTCCGGTTCCGTTCACTTATAACCAAACCAGAACAAACATAGCGCGCATCGTACAGGATACGGTAATTATCGATACGACCGGTACGCCTCGTAACGTCCGGTTTATCCAGAACCAGCGAGGCGATTTTCTGGCAGACGGTTATGGTACGTTGATCCTGCCGAACGGGTCATTCAATAACATCCTGCGCATGAAGAATACGGAGCTCACTACGGATAGCCTCTTGGTTGAGTTGTTGCCCGGCACGTGGACCTTAATCACTTCATCAGCATCCCAAACCACCTTTTACCGTTATTTTGAAGCCGGCTCACCGAGTAGTTATATCCTGGGGATCGAAGCAGACAGTCTTGGTGTCAATGCGGTCAATTCGGAGTATCGCGGACAGTGGGTGCTCCTGAATACACCCACGCTTACCAAGGACGAAGAACTTTCGGTGTATCCCAATCCTGCGCATAATCTGCTGACCATTCAGGGAGCAGGCTTGAAACAACGTTCATCGCTTACGATCACCGACGCGTCGGGGCGAATCATCCTGGAACGTTTGGCGGTATCTGCCGAACGAGCAACAATACCCGTAGATGCCCTTTCAAATGGCATGTATTACCTGATCGTACAGGGAGAAACAGGAAGCAGCAGGATCCCGATCCTGATCCAGCATTGA
- the rimO gene encoding 30S ribosomal protein S12 methylthiotransferase RimO, with the protein MRTKSLKKNKVNVITLGCSKNIYDSEVLMGQLSANKFDVVHESTEDDAAIVIINTCGFIDNAKQESIDTILAYAQAREAGKIEKLIVTGCLSERYKPELEKEIGNVDGFLGTRDLPRLLKSLGADYKHELIGERLLTTPAHYAYLKISEGCDRPCSFCAIPLMRGKHASVPKEQLVEQARLLASKGTRELILIAQDLTYYGLDLYGKRELADLIRQLAAVDGIRWIRLHYAFPSGFPMEVLDIMRELPNVCNYIDIPLQHIADPMLKSMRRGITREKTVELVKEMRERVPGIAIRTTLITGYPGETEKDFEAMREWVRETRFDRLGVFTYSHEENTHAFRLTDDVPEEIKRERAEAIMAVQQEISAQKNQELVGRILPVLIDRKEGNHFIGRTEYDSPEVDNEVLIDAREHFLRIGDFTTVRIIRAEEFDLYAEPVGS; encoded by the coding sequence ATGCGTACCAAAAGTCTCAAGAAGAACAAGGTCAACGTCATCACACTCGGATGTTCCAAGAACATCTACGACAGTGAGGTGTTGATGGGGCAGCTCAGCGCGAACAAGTTCGACGTTGTACACGAATCCACCGAAGATGATGCCGCGATCGTGATCATCAATACCTGCGGTTTCATCGATAATGCCAAGCAGGAAAGCATCGATACGATTCTGGCCTATGCACAGGCACGAGAGGCCGGAAAGATCGAAAAGCTGATCGTGACCGGATGCCTGTCGGAACGGTACAAGCCGGAACTGGAGAAAGAGATCGGGAATGTCGACGGATTCTTAGGGACCCGGGACCTTCCACGCCTGCTCAAATCGCTGGGCGCCGACTACAAGCATGAACTCATCGGAGAACGTCTGCTGACAACACCGGCACATTACGCATACCTCAAGATTTCAGAAGGCTGTGACAGGCCTTGTTCCTTTTGCGCCATTCCGCTCATGCGCGGGAAACATGCTTCGGTACCGAAGGAACAACTGGTTGAACAGGCCAGGTTGCTGGCGTCCAAAGGAACCCGAGAACTGATCCTGATTGCGCAGGACCTCACGTATTACGGGTTGGATCTATATGGTAAGCGCGAACTCGCTGATCTTATTCGCCAACTGGCCGCGGTGGATGGTATTCGCTGGATACGGCTTCATTATGCGTTCCCGTCCGGATTTCCCATGGAAGTATTGGATATCATGCGGGAACTGCCCAACGTGTGCAATTACATCGATATTCCGCTCCAGCATATTGCTGACCCTATGCTTAAAAGCATGCGTCGAGGTATCACGCGGGAGAAGACGGTCGAGCTTGTAAAGGAAATGCGGGAACGCGTTCCCGGTATCGCGATCCGGACGACCCTGATTACCGGTTATCCTGGAGAGACGGAAAAAGATTTCGAGGCAATGCGGGAATGGGTCAGGGAAACCCGTTTCGACCGTTTAGGTGTATTCACCTATTCGCACGAAGAAAACACCCACGCTTTCCGACTGACGGATGATGTGCCGGAGGAAATAAAACGCGAACGGGCGGAAGCGATCATGGCTGTTCAACAGGAGATCAGCGCGCAAAAGAACCAGGAACTGGTCGGACGTATACTCCCGGTTTTGATCGATCGTAAAGAGGGCAATCATTTCATCGGCAGGACCGAATACGACTCTCCGGAAGTGGACAACGAAGTATTGATCGACGCACGGGAGCACTTCCTGCGCATCGGTGATTTTACCACCGTACGGATCATACGAGCCGAAGAATTCGATCTCTACGCGGAACCGGTTGGCTCCTGA
- the ftsY gene encoding signal recognition particle-docking protein FtsY: MGLFSFFSKEKKESLDKGLEKTKTSLFSRIAKAVVGKSTVDAEVLDNLEEILVSSDVGVNTTLRIIKRLEERVARDKYVGTEELNRLLKEEITGLMAENNTADATEFLLPDTGGQPYVIMVVGVNGVGKTTTIGKLAYHFKKAGKKVLLGAADTFRAAAVDQLDIWSKRVDVPIVKQGMGSDPASVAYDSVQSGVAQKADVVIVDTAGRLHNKINLMNELSKISRVMQKVIPAAPHEVLLVLDASTGQNAIEQARQFTKATQVTGLALTKLDGTAKGGVVIGISDEFKIPVRYIGIGEKMEDLQVFNKAEFVDSLFGQD, translated from the coding sequence ATGGGTCTCTTCAGTTTCTTTTCCAAAGAGAAAAAGGAAAGTCTCGACAAAGGACTCGAGAAAACCAAAACCAGCCTCTTTTCCAGGATCGCCAAAGCCGTCGTTGGCAAATCGACGGTGGACGCGGAAGTGCTGGACAACCTGGAAGAAATCCTCGTTTCTTCCGACGTTGGTGTGAACACCACGCTACGCATCATCAAACGGCTTGAGGAGCGCGTCGCGCGCGATAAATACGTCGGTACGGAGGAACTCAACCGCCTGCTTAAAGAGGAGATCACCGGACTCATGGCGGAGAACAATACCGCCGATGCCACCGAATTCTTGCTGCCCGATACCGGCGGACAACCCTACGTCATCATGGTAGTCGGGGTAAACGGAGTGGGGAAAACCACGACCATCGGAAAACTGGCCTATCATTTCAAGAAAGCGGGTAAGAAAGTGTTGCTGGGCGCAGCAGATACCTTCCGTGCCGCTGCCGTCGATCAACTCGACATCTGGTCCAAGCGGGTGGATGTCCCGATCGTCAAACAGGGGATGGGCTCGGACCCGGCTTCCGTCGCGTATGATTCCGTTCAGTCCGGAGTGGCGCAGAAGGCGGATGTCGTGATCGTGGATACGGCCGGTCGTTTGCACAACAAGATCAACCTGATGAACGAGCTGTCCAAGATCAGCCGGGTCATGCAAAAAGTGATACCTGCTGCACCGCATGAAGTACTGTTGGTGCTGGATGCTTCGACGGGACAGAACGCGATCGAACAGGCACGTCAATTCACCAAAGCTACCCAGGTCACCGGCCTTGCTTTAACCAAGCTCGACGGTACGGCAAAGGGCGGTGTGGTGATCGGCATCAGCGATGAGTTCAAGATCCCGGTCCGCTATATCGGCATCGGGGAGAAAATGGAAGACCTGCAGGTTTTCAATAAAGCCGAGTTCGTCGATTCCTTGTTCGGACAGGACTAA
- a CDS encoding DUF4295 domain-containing protein — MAKKVVATLKTGKGKEFSKVIKMVKNPDTGSYQFKEEVVHNDHIKDFLKEK; from the coding sequence ATGGCAAAGAAAGTAGTGGCAACCCTGAAGACCGGTAAGGGAAAGGAATTCTCAAAGGTCATCAAGATGGTGAAGAACCCGGATACCGGTTCTTACCAATTCAAGGAAGAAGTCGTGCACAACGACCACATCAAGGATTTCCTGAAAGAGAAATAA
- the rpmG gene encoding 50S ribosomal protein L33, with the protein MAKKGNRVQVILECTEHKTSGQPGTSRYITTKNKKNTTERLELKKFNPILKKMTVHKEIK; encoded by the coding sequence ATGGCAAAAAAAGGCAATCGCGTTCAGGTGATCCTCGAGTGCACCGAGCACAAGACCAGTGGTCAGCCCGGCACTTCGCGCTATATCACCACCAAGAACAAGAAGAACACCACCGAGCGTCTGGAGTTGAAAAAATTCAACCCCATCCTGAAGAAGATGACGGTGCACAAAGAGATCAAGTAA